One Vitis vinifera cultivar Pinot Noir 40024 chromosome 8, ASM3070453v1 genomic window carries:
- the LOC100252911 gene encoding L-type lectin-domain containing receptor kinase VIII.2 — protein MASPSLSTYLTTLSLIVFFFRALSAVPILSFSLNSFGKDPSFESDFALYGDAKVVNGGSSVQLSGPASSSAGRFVYKRPVRVVEGNPRNSVSFSTYFSFSMSPGNGGGLAFAVFPSGFPLNVLNGSSFGLSHGLKETAIRVFAVEFDTPRDAQHGYSNGNHVGVDVANLVSVTVSNVSSIDLVLNNGERLNCWIDYEAGSKRLEVRLSKFGDIRPVSPFISHPIDLSEMWNEDEVYVGFSSSSGNSSQTCVVYSWSFNTRPVPHWMHSQPLDPKTLKEDMRPQTVHEKRACLLRVLAALIFGTGCGALGAFIALFLCTIFGNRRPVVPVPEEFVMRPVEFEYKKVNVIVDKSIQNGGK, from the coding sequence ATGGCTTCACCTTCCCTTTCCACCTACCTCACTACCCTTTCATTGATCGTTTTCTTCTTCAGGGCATTATCTGCCGTCCCcattctctctttttccttgaACAGTTTCGGAAAAGATCCGAGTTTTGAGTCCGATTTTGCTCTGTACGGTGATGCCAAGGTCGTTAATGGCGGCTCTTCGGTCCAGCTCTCGGGCCCAGCGAGTTCAAGCGCTGGACGCTTCGTATACAAGAGACCCGTCAGGGTCGTTGAAGGAAACCCCAGAAACTCGGTTTCTTTTTCCACGTATTTCTCCTTCTCGATGTCGCCTGGAAATGGCGGCGGTTTGGCTTTTGCTGTGTTCCCAAGTGGGTTTCCTTTGAACGTGCTTAACGGTAGTTCTTTTGGGCTCTCACATGGGTTGAAGGAGACAGCAATTAGGGTTTTTGCCGTTGAATTTGACACGCCGAGGGATGCTCAACATGGTTATTCGAATGGGAACCATGTGGGGGTTGATGTAGCTAATCTCGTATCAGTTACAGTGAGCAATGTGTCCTCGATCGATTTGGTATTGAACAATGGGGAGAGATTGAATTGTTGGATCGACTACGAGGCAGGGTCGAAGCGATTAGAGgtaagattgagtaaatttggGGATATCAGGCCCGTAAGTCCCTTCATCTCTCACCCAATTGACCTGTCAGAAATGTGGAATGAGGATGAGGTGTATGTGGGGTTCAGTTCTTCAAGTGGGAACTCGTCTCAGACGTGTGTAGTCTATTCATGGAGTTTTAATACAAGGCCTGTTCCACATTGGATGCATTCACAGCCATTAGATCCGAAAACTTTGAAAGAGGACATGAGGCCTCAGACAGTTCACGAGAAGAGGGCTTGTCTTTTGAGGGTACTTGCTGCCCTTATTTTTGGCACTGGGTGTGGGGCATTAGGAGCTTTTATTGCCTTGTTCTTGTGCACCATATTTGGGAATAGGCGCCCGGTGGTGCCGGTGCCGGAGGAGTTTGTCATGCGCCCCGTGGAATTCGAGTACAAGAAGGTCAATGTAATTgtagataaatccatccaaAATGGAGGGAAGTAG
- the LOC100258042 gene encoding tubulin beta-2 chain, whose amino-acid sequence MREILHIQGGQCGNQIGAKFWEVVCAEHGIDVTGRYQGDSELQLERINVYYNEASCGRFVPRAVLMDLEPGTMDSIRSGMYGQIFRPDNFVFGQSGAGNNWAKGHYTEGAELIDAVLDVVRKEAENCDCLQGFQVCHSLGGGTGSGMGTLLISKIREEYPDRMMLTFSVFPSPKVSDTVVEPYNATLSVHQLVENADECMVLDNEALYDICFRTLKLTTPSFGDLNHLISATMSGVTCCLRFPGQLNSDLRKLAVNLIPFPRLHFFMVGFAPLTSRGSQQYRALTVPELTQQMWDSKNMMCAADPRHGRYLTASAMFRGKMSTKEVDEQILNVQNKNSSYFVEWIPNNVKSTVCDIPPTGLKMASTFIGNSTSIQEMFRRVSEQFTAMFRRKAFLHWYTGEGMDEMEFTEAESNMNDLVAEYQQYQDATADEEGDYEDEEEEELHDM is encoded by the exons ATGCGAGAGATTCTGCACATCCAAGGAGGCCAGTGCGGCAACCAGATCGGTGCCAAATTCTGGGAAGTGGTATGCGCCGAGCACGGCATCGACGTGACCGGACGGTACCAAGGGGATTCGGAGCTTCAGCTAGAGAGGATTAATGTGTATTACAACGAGGCTAGTTGTGGGAGGTTTGTGCCGAGGGCGGTCCTTATGGATCTTGAGCCAGGCACCATGGATAGCATCCGATCCGGGATGTACGGTCAGATTTTCCGGCCGGATAACTTTGTTTTCGGTCAATCTGGTGCCGGGAACAACTGGGCTAAGGGGCATTATACAGAAGGGGCGGAGTTGATCGACGCGGTGCTTGATGTTGTTCGAAAGGAGGCAGAGAACTGTGATTGCTTGCAGG GTTTCCAGGTGTGCCATTCTCTAGGAGGTGGAACTGGATCTGGCATGGGTACTCTTTTGATTTCAAAGATCAGGGAGGAATACCCTGATCGAATGATGCTTACTTTCTCTGTTTTCCCCTCTCCCAAGGTCTCTGATACGGTGGTAGAACCATACAACGCAACCCTATCTGTCCATCAATTGGTTGAAAATGCAGATGAGTGTATGGTTCTTGATAATGAAGCTCTTTACGACATTTGCTTCCGAACCCTCAAGCTTACCACTCCAAGCT TTGGCGATCTGAATCATCTGATTTCTGCAACAATGTCTGGAGTGACCTGCTGTTTGCGTTTCCCGGGTCAGCTGAATTCTGACCTTAGAAAACTTGCCGTAAATCTCATCCCATTCCCTCGGCTCCACTTCTTCATGGTGGGTTTTGCGCCTCTCACCTCCCGTGGTTCCCAGCAGTACAGAGCCCTGACAGTGCCGGAACTGACACAACAAATGTGGGATTCAAAGAACATGATGTGTGCAGCTGACCCACGACATGGCCGGTATCTGACAGCATCCGCCATGTTCAGGGGCAAGATGAGCACCAAGGAAGTTGATGAACAGATTCTCAATGTCCAGAACAAGAATTCTTCCTACTTTGTGGAATGGATACCAAATAATGTAAAATCAACAGTCTGTGATATCCCACCTACAGGCCTGAAGATGGCATCAACCTTCATCGGGAACTCAACATCCATACAAGAAATGTTCCGCAGGGTGAGCGAGCAGTTCACAGCTATGTTCAGAAGGAAGGCCTTCTTGCACTGGTACACAGGCGAAGGTATGGACGAGATGGAGTTCACAGAAGCAGAGAGCAACATGAATGATTTGGTAGCCGAGTATCAGCAGTACCAAGATGCCACAGCCGACGAGGAGGGAGACTATGAggatgaagaggaagaagaactCCATGACATGTGA